Below is a genomic region from Deltaproteobacteria bacterium CG2_30_66_27.
GCGGCGTCCACATCCCCTGGGGGGAGATCGTCCAACAGGCGATCAACTTCCTCATCCTCGCCGGCGTGCTCGTCTACTTCCTGCGCAAGCCGATCTCCTCCTTTCTCAAGGAGCGGAGCGATCTGCTGCGCAAGGCGATCGACGACGCCGCGAAGGCCCGCGCGGAAGCCGCGGAGAAACTGGCCGCCATCGAGGCCCGCACCGCGAAACTGGCCGACGAGATCGCCGGGATGAACGCCAAGATGGACGTCGAGGCCGCCGCCGAGGCGCGGCGGCTGCAGGAAACGGCCGCCGTCGAGATCTCCCGTATACGCGCCCAATCGGAGATCACCGGCGAGCAGGAAGTGAAGAAGGCCCGCGAGGAGCTTCGTCGTGAGGCGTCCCTCCTTTCGGCCGCCGCCGCCGAGGAGCTCGTCCGCAAGACCTTGTCGCCCGGGGACCAGGAACGGCTGGTCCGCGAGAATCTCGAAAAGATCGAGAGGATCGTCCATTGATCGGCGGAAGCCTCGCAAGGCGGTACGCCCGCGCGCTGCGGGACATCGGCCAGGAGGACCGGCAGGTCCGCCAGGTGCTCACGGAGGTCGAGGAGTTCGCCCGCCTTCTCGATCTGTCCCCCGAACTGCGCGAGGTGCTCGAGGCCGGGCACGTCAACCGCCGGGACAAGCAAGGCGCCCTCGACCAGGTCCTCTCCAGGGGCGGGTTTCTTCCCTCCACGAAATCGTTCCTATCCCTTCTGGTCGACAAGGGGCGGATGAACGTGCTCATTCCGATCGTCGGCGAATTGCGGCGCATGGTCGAGGAGCTCGAGGGGATCGAGCGGGCCGAAGTCTCCGTACCCATGCCGATGTCTTCCGGGCAAAAGGAGATGTTGAAGGAGATGCTGGAGCGCCGGACGGGGAAGAAGGTCGTTCTCGAGGAGACCGTGGATCCGGCGGTGCTCGGGGGGCTCGTCGTCCGGGTGGGTTCGACCGTGTACGACGGCAGCGTGCGCACGCAGATCCGGCAGATCCGGGAAAATTTACAAAAGGGGTGAGGCAGTCGCCATGAGCATCCGCGCGGAAGAGATTACCGAGATCCTGAAAAGCCAGATCAAGGGGTACGAGAAGCGGATCGACGTCGCCGAAACCGGCGTCGTCCTCTCCGTCGGCGACGGGATCGCCCGGGTCCACGGCCTCGAGAAGGCGATGGCGGGCGAGCTCCTCGACTTCCCCGGCGACGTCCGCGGGATGGTCCTCAACCTTGAAGAGGACAACGTCGGCGTGGTCCTTCTCGGCGACGACCGTCTCATCAAGGAAGGGGACACGGTCCGCCGGACCGGACGCATCGTCGAGGTGCCGTGCGGCGACGCGATGATCGGCCGCGTCGTCAACGCCCTCGGCCAGCCGGTGGACGGCCGTGGCCCGATCGAGACGAAGGACTTCCGGCGCGTCGAGATCAAGGCGCCAGGCATCGTCAAGCGGCAGCCCGTGAAGGAACCGCTCCAGACCGGCATCAAGGCGATCGATGCGATGATCCCCATCGGCCGCGGGCAGCGCGAGCTGATCATCGGCGACCGCCAGA
It encodes:
- a CDS encoding ATP synthase F1 subunit delta; translated protein: MIGGSLARRYARALRDIGQEDRQVRQVLTEVEEFARLLDLSPELREVLEAGHVNRRDKQGALDQVLSRGGFLPSTKSFLSLLVDKGRMNVLIPIVGELRRMVEELEGIERAEVSVPMPMSSGQKEMLKEMLERRTGKKVVLEETVDPAVLGGLVVRVGSTVYDGSVRTQIRQIRENLQKG